From Skermanella sp. TT6, a single genomic window includes:
- a CDS encoding HlyD family type I secretion periplasmic adaptor subunit, with product MTSLIETNPGLLPAKPAGDRGAKAKPNFPTSYNGTITAGWLVILAGFGSLAAWSALAPLSTAAIASGTVVVDSYRKSVQHLQGGIIQDILVRDGQKVQAGDVLVRLDPTQTRSLAQMLRAQVDLAKAEEARMLAERDGLEEIRFPADLVERSRTERDLAETMAGQKRIFEARRQSLTGQTSILRNRIAQSLEQISGMEIQEKAKLRQSALLDKELNGLRELAERGNAPANKVLQYEREVEALTAERGEILSRIASVRQQIGEAELQITQAQKTFLEQVETDLRTTQARLFESAERLHATTAELGRMEVRAPESGVVVDMAFHTVDGVIGPGGRIMDIVPQNDQLVVDAQIRPADIDGLQVGMEAEIRFPAFNQRTTPMIHGQLKTVSADRLVDPKTNMPYFNVRVLVDEKSKESISGLNIIPGMPAEVVIKKGERTLLSYLIQPMRDTFVRAMRE from the coding sequence ATGACCAGTCTGATCGAGACCAACCCCGGCCTCCTGCCCGCGAAGCCCGCCGGCGACCGCGGCGCCAAGGCCAAGCCCAATTTCCCGACCTCCTACAACGGCACGATCACCGCCGGCTGGCTGGTGATCCTGGCCGGCTTCGGCAGCCTTGCCGCCTGGTCGGCGCTGGCCCCGCTGAGCACCGCCGCGATTGCCAGCGGCACGGTCGTGGTGGACAGCTACCGCAAGTCGGTACAGCACCTGCAGGGCGGAATCATCCAGGACATACTGGTGCGGGACGGCCAGAAGGTCCAGGCCGGCGACGTGCTGGTCCGCCTCGATCCGACCCAGACCCGTTCGCTGGCCCAGATGCTGCGCGCCCAGGTCGACCTGGCGAAGGCCGAGGAGGCCCGGATGCTGGCCGAACGGGACGGTCTGGAAGAGATCCGCTTCCCGGCCGACCTGGTCGAGCGGTCCAGGACCGAACGCGACCTGGCCGAGACCATGGCCGGCCAGAAGCGGATCTTCGAGGCCCGCCGCCAGAGCCTGACCGGCCAGACCTCGATCCTGCGCAACCGCATCGCCCAGTCGCTGGAGCAGATCTCCGGCATGGAGATCCAGGAAAAGGCCAAGCTGCGCCAGAGCGCCCTGCTCGACAAGGAGCTGAACGGCCTGCGCGAACTGGCCGAGCGCGGCAACGCGCCGGCCAACAAGGTCCTGCAGTACGAACGCGAGGTCGAGGCGCTGACCGCCGAGCGCGGCGAGATCCTGTCGCGCATCGCCAGCGTCCGCCAGCAGATCGGCGAGGCCGAGCTTCAGATCACCCAGGCCCAGAAGACCTTCCTGGAACAGGTCGAGACCGACCTGCGCACGACCCAGGCCCGGCTGTTCGAATCGGCCGAGCGCCTGCACGCCACGACGGCCGAGCTGGGCCGCATGGAGGTGCGCGCGCCGGAGAGCGGCGTCGTGGTGGACATGGCGTTCCACACGGTGGACGGCGTCATCGGCCCGGGCGGCCGCATCATGGACATCGTGCCGCAGAACGACCAGCTGGTCGTGGACGCCCAGATCCGTCCGGCCGACATCGACGGACTCCAGGTCGGCATGGAGGCGGAGATCCGCTTCCCGGCCTTCAACCAGCGCACCACGCCGATGATCCACGGCCAGCTCAAGACCGTCTCGGCCGACCGGCTGGTCGATCCGAAGACCAACATGCCGTACTTCAACGTACGCGTGCTGGTGGACGAGAAGAGCAAGGAAAGCATCTCAGGCCTGAACATCATCCCCGGCATGCCGGCCGAGGTGGTGATCAAGAAGGGCGAGCGTACGCTGCTCTCCTACCTGATCCAGCCGATGCGGGACACCTTCGTCCGCGCCATGCGCGAATAA
- a CDS encoding type I secretion system permease/ATPase, with translation MTEKKSEVRAALATCRNAFVMTAAFSAFINLLMLVSPMYMMQVYDRVLHSRSEATLLMLTLITVGLLGVMALLEVVRSRVLVRVGGRLDQEMSERILSAQFQASLHRVGSNPAQASRDFDTVRQFLTGSGIFAFFDAPWTPLILAVIFIFHPVLGLIALVGGILLFALAIVNEAVTKKPLEEANRNAVVAAGAIESSMRNAEVLEAMGMFGNFRRRWAGRREEILRLQAIASDRAGVIMGLTKYLRLLLQTAILGGGAWLAIHEQISPGVIIAASILMGRALAPVEQAIGTWKQFVGARIAYRRLNELLSRIPKAVPRTELPRPVGDLKVETVVVVPPGGSAPTLSRVSFDLAAGQVLGVIGPSGAGKSTLARLLVGAWRPYAGTVRIDGADLHNWDPERRGTFMGYLPQDVELFDGSVSENIARFGELDSEAIVAAARRAGVHDMILRLPQGYDTPIGTGGCALSGGQRQRIGLARAVYGGPAMVILDEPNSNLDDEGESALVHAISELKRAGTTVIIISHRPSILSATDQILVLADGGVRMFGNRNEVLSRFTRPVVASASTPAQPGLTAQQAS, from the coding sequence ATGACTGAAAAGAAATCGGAAGTGAGGGCGGCCCTCGCCACCTGCCGCAATGCCTTCGTCATGACTGCGGCGTTCAGCGCGTTCATCAACCTGTTGATGCTCGTGTCGCCCATGTACATGATGCAGGTTTACGACCGGGTGTTGCACAGCCGCAGCGAGGCGACCCTGCTGATGCTGACCCTGATCACGGTCGGCCTGCTGGGCGTGATGGCCCTGCTGGAGGTGGTCCGCTCCCGCGTGCTGGTCCGCGTCGGCGGCCGGCTCGACCAGGAGATGAGCGAACGGATCCTGTCCGCCCAGTTCCAGGCCAGCCTGCACCGGGTCGGCAGCAATCCCGCGCAGGCCAGCCGCGACTTCGACACGGTCCGCCAGTTCCTGACCGGCTCGGGCATCTTCGCTTTCTTCGACGCGCCGTGGACGCCGCTGATCCTGGCGGTCATTTTCATCTTCCATCCCGTCCTGGGCCTGATCGCGCTGGTCGGCGGCATCCTCCTGTTCGCCCTGGCCATCGTCAACGAGGCGGTGACCAAGAAGCCGCTGGAGGAAGCCAACCGCAATGCGGTCGTGGCGGCGGGCGCCATCGAGAGCAGCATGCGCAACGCCGAGGTGCTCGAGGCGATGGGCATGTTCGGCAATTTCCGCCGCCGGTGGGCGGGGCGGCGCGAGGAGATCCTGCGTCTCCAGGCTATCGCCAGCGACCGCGCCGGCGTCATCATGGGCCTGACCAAGTATCTGCGGCTGCTGCTGCAGACCGCGATCCTGGGCGGCGGCGCCTGGCTGGCGATCCACGAGCAGATCTCGCCGGGCGTGATCATCGCCGCCTCGATCCTGATGGGCCGCGCCCTGGCCCCGGTCGAGCAGGCGATCGGCACCTGGAAGCAGTTCGTCGGCGCCCGCATCGCCTATCGCCGCCTGAACGAGCTGCTGAGCCGCATCCCCAAGGCGGTGCCGCGCACCGAGCTGCCCCGCCCGGTCGGCGACCTGAAGGTGGAGACGGTCGTCGTGGTCCCCCCCGGCGGCTCGGCGCCGACCCTGTCGCGGGTCAGCTTCGACCTGGCCGCCGGCCAGGTGCTGGGCGTGATCGGCCCGAGCGGCGCCGGCAAGTCCACCCTCGCCCGGCTGCTGGTCGGCGCGTGGCGGCCCTATGCCGGCACGGTGCGGATCGACGGCGCCGACCTGCACAATTGGGACCCGGAGCGGCGCGGCACCTTCATGGGGTACCTGCCCCAGGACGTCGAGCTGTTCGACGGCTCGGTGTCCGAGAACATCGCCCGGTTCGGCGAGCTGGACAGCGAGGCGATCGTCGCCGCCGCCCGGCGGGCCGGCGTCCACGACATGATCCTGCGGCTGCCCCAGGGCTACGACACCCCGATCGGCACCGGCGGCTGCGCACTGTCCGGCGGCCAGCGCCAGCGCATCGGCCTGGCCCGCGCGGTCTATGGCGGCCCGGCGATGGTGATCCTGGACGAGCCGAACTCCAACCTGGACGACGAGGGCGAGTCCGCCCTGGTCCATGCCATCTCGGAGCTGAAGCGCGCCGGCACGACGGTGATCATCATCTCCCACCGGCCCAGCATCCTGAGCGCCACCGACCAGATCCTGGTGCTGGCCGACGGCGGCGTCCGGATGTTCGGCAACCGGAACGAGGTCCTGTCCCGCTTCACCCGCCCCGTCGTGGCGTCCGCTTCCACCCCGGCCCAGCCGGGCCTGACCGCCCAGCAGGCTTCCTGA
- a CDS encoding TIGR03013 family XrtA/PEP-CTERM system glycosyltransferase, producing the protein MIRVFNMFVPTSFLFLALADAGVLASAMILCLSLSYATLDIVLTNQEGHLHQTIVFTAMTIPCLFMMGLYERKYLLTIKVLYLRILIGLGLSFLCLMTIFYVVPGSRIWMSALFPALALASVGLLGNRAVVTRIASIQSLKNRVLVLGTGPQAQRIERAERELRPANFIVLGFAPVEPCATCVTESRVVRANDLLSLCETLNADEVVVALEHPEQSVPRETLLQFRLRGIRILDTATFFEREFGQLEIDRPYPNWLLFSNGSTMGRFETAVKRTFDITVSLGFLLFALPLLCFTALAVKLEDGGPIFYRQERVGLNGRKFSVIKFRSMRVDAEKDGVARWASVDDPRVTFIGGIIRKIRIDEIPQIFNVLSGEMSFVGPRPERPSIVNDLIKDMSCYPYRHIVKPGITGWAQVNYPYGASIADAREKLKFDLYYVKNCSLMLDLIILLQTVRVVIWPQGVR; encoded by the coding sequence ATGATCCGCGTTTTCAACATGTTCGTTCCGACCTCTTTCCTTTTCCTGGCGCTTGCCGACGCGGGTGTTCTGGCAAGCGCCATGATCCTGTGTCTCAGCCTCAGCTATGCAACACTGGACATAGTTCTCACCAACCAGGAGGGACATCTTCATCAAACCATCGTGTTCACGGCGATGACGATACCGTGCCTTTTCATGATGGGACTGTACGAGCGGAAATACCTGCTGACGATCAAGGTGCTTTATCTGCGCATATTGATCGGGCTCGGCCTCTCGTTCCTGTGCCTGATGACGATCTTCTACGTGGTCCCCGGCAGCAGGATCTGGATGAGCGCGCTGTTCCCGGCGCTGGCCCTGGCTTCGGTGGGATTGCTCGGGAACCGTGCGGTGGTGACCCGCATCGCCAGCATCCAGTCCCTGAAGAACCGGGTGCTGGTACTGGGCACCGGGCCGCAGGCGCAGCGGATCGAGCGGGCGGAGCGGGAGCTCCGGCCGGCCAACTTCATCGTGCTGGGCTTCGCGCCGGTCGAGCCGTGCGCCACCTGCGTCACCGAGAGCCGGGTGGTGCGGGCCAACGACCTGCTGTCCCTGTGCGAGACGCTGAACGCCGACGAGGTGGTGGTGGCGCTGGAGCACCCGGAACAGAGCGTCCCGCGCGAGACGCTGCTCCAGTTCCGCCTCAGGGGCATCCGCATCCTCGACACCGCGACCTTCTTCGAGCGGGAGTTCGGCCAGCTCGAGATCGACCGCCCCTATCCGAACTGGCTGCTGTTCTCCAACGGCAGCACCATGGGCCGGTTCGAGACGGCGGTGAAGCGGACGTTCGACATCACGGTCAGCCTGGGTTTCCTGCTGTTCGCTCTGCCGCTGCTGTGCTTCACGGCGCTAGCGGTCAAGCTGGAGGACGGGGGGCCCATCTTCTACCGGCAGGAGCGGGTCGGCCTGAACGGGCGCAAGTTCTCGGTCATCAAGTTCCGCAGCATGCGCGTCGACGCGGAGAAGGATGGCGTCGCCCGCTGGGCGTCGGTCGACGACCCTCGGGTGACCTTCATCGGCGGCATCATCCGCAAGATCCGGATCGACGAGATCCCGCAGATCTTCAACGTGCTGAGCGGCGAGATGAGCTTCGTCGGCCCCCGGCCGGAGCGTCCCAGCATCGTCAACGACCTGATCAAGGACATGTCCTGCTATCCCTACCGGCACATCGTCAAGCCGGGGATCACCGGATGGGCCCAGGTCAACTACCCCTACGGCGCGTCGATCGCCGACGCGCGCGAGAAGCTGAAGTTCGACCTCTACTACGTCAAGAACTGCAGCCTGATGCTCGACCTGATCATCCTGCTCCAGACCGTCCGCGTGGTGATCTGGCCCCAGGGCGTGCGCTGA
- a CDS encoding tetratricopeptide repeat protein, translating into MLGSAHLQRVYEAAEDCVAAGRYTNAAKLLASLLVQDPEPDHERIAAVLDALIEMSAEPSALINRAAMLLDPAMGETDPERALALLQDAADQTDDPEHPEHTLSGLAHGMIGDCYIRGAGVSADPDAGFGHYLLAAEYGNAKAAFNVGLAYDQGMLGQAVDRDAAKRFYRIAADGGEASAMTRLAVLYMTDQDPPDEVTIVDLLEAAVERGDEDAAEILQNLQDDVLE; encoded by the coding sequence ATGCTCGGATCGGCCCATCTTCAACGTGTCTATGAAGCGGCGGAGGACTGCGTCGCCGCCGGACGCTACACCAACGCCGCCAAGCTGCTCGCCAGCCTGCTGGTGCAGGATCCGGAGCCGGACCACGAGCGGATCGCCGCAGTGCTGGACGCCCTGATCGAGATGTCGGCCGAGCCGTCGGCGCTGATCAACCGCGCCGCCATGCTGCTCGACCCCGCCATGGGGGAGACGGACCCCGAGCGGGCGCTGGCCCTGCTCCAAGACGCCGCCGACCAGACCGACGACCCCGAGCACCCGGAGCATACCCTGTCCGGGCTGGCCCACGGCATGATCGGCGACTGCTATATCCGGGGCGCCGGCGTGTCGGCCGATCCCGATGCCGGCTTCGGCCATTACCTGCTGGCGGCGGAGTACGGCAACGCCAAGGCCGCCTTCAATGTCGGCCTCGCCTATGACCAGGGAATGCTGGGCCAGGCGGTCGACCGCGACGCCGCCAAGCGCTTCTACCGGATCGCCGCCGACGGAGGCGAGGCCTCGGCCATGACCCGCCTCGCGGTGCTCTACATGACCGATCAGGACCCGCCGGACGAGGTCACGATCGTGGACCTGCTGGAGGCCGCCGTCGAGCGGGGCGACGAGGACGCGGCCGAGATCCTGCAGAACCTGCAGGACGACGTCCTGGAGTGA
- a CDS encoding CatB-related O-acetyltransferase: MTGGRRHDPRFGPDPDALHPLADHPRVMFVRNLPLPPSVEIGAYTYYDDPEGPEAFLRNVLYHYEFTGDRLRIGRFCALATGTAFLMNGGNHRTAAPSTYPFLIFGGAWAGRFEGEADFPGRGDTVVGNDVWTGWKSTILPGVTIGDGAIVAARAVVTRDVPPYAVVAGNPARIVRMRYGPRDVERLLRLRWWDWDAERITRNIPAIAGGDVDALAAAT, translated from the coding sequence ATGACAGGCGGGCGGCGGCACGATCCGCGCTTCGGTCCCGACCCCGATGCCCTGCACCCCCTGGCGGACCATCCCCGGGTGATGTTCGTGCGCAACCTGCCGCTCCCGCCCAGCGTGGAGATCGGCGCCTACACCTATTACGACGACCCGGAGGGGCCGGAAGCCTTCCTCCGGAACGTGCTGTACCATTACGAGTTCACCGGCGACCGGCTCCGGATCGGCCGGTTCTGCGCCCTGGCGACGGGAACCGCGTTCCTGATGAACGGCGGCAACCACCGGACCGCGGCGCCGTCCACCTATCCCTTCCTGATCTTCGGGGGCGCCTGGGCCGGGCGCTTCGAGGGCGAGGCCGACTTCCCGGGCCGCGGCGACACCGTGGTCGGCAACGACGTCTGGACCGGCTGGAAGAGCACGATCCTGCCCGGCGTCACCATCGGCGACGGCGCGATCGTCGCCGCGCGGGCGGTGGTGACGCGGGACGTGCCGCCCTACGCGGTGGTCGCCGGAAACCCGGCGCGGATCGTCCGCATGCGCTACGGCCCGCGGGACGTCGAACGGCTGCTTCGGCTGCGCTGGTGGGACTGGGACGCGGAACGGATCACCCGCAACATCCCCGCCATCGCCGGCGGCGACGTCGACGCGCTGGCGGCGGCGACCTGA
- a CDS encoding calcium/sodium antiporter: protein MTILQLLLGLVLLVAGGEALVRGSVAVAQRLGVSPMLIGLTLVGFGTSTPELVTSLQAALIGAPGVAIGNVVGSNIANILLILGVSAVILPMATTKEAFRRDGPVLIGVSVLLVAAVLAGSLARWVGIVFLMLLAAYTVYTYFTERDDGSPSATVHAAEADSVADLPPRTMGFGLGGLFIVGGIAGVVYGASLLVDAALVIARAAGLSEAVIGLTLVAIGTSLPELVTSVMAAIRKQTDVAFGNIIGSNIFNILGIAGVTAVVTPISIPPEIAGFDIWVMLATAGLLVVFAVTGWRVNRWEGAALLGCYAAYLAVQLSPGARAVLGLA from the coding sequence ATGACGATCCTTCAACTTCTGCTCGGCCTTGTGCTCCTGGTGGCCGGGGGCGAGGCCCTGGTCAGGGGCAGCGTGGCGGTGGCGCAGCGGCTGGGCGTCTCGCCCATGCTGATCGGGCTGACGCTGGTCGGCTTCGGCACCTCCACCCCGGAACTGGTCACCAGCCTCCAGGCGGCCCTGATCGGCGCGCCGGGGGTTGCGATCGGCAACGTGGTCGGCAGCAACATCGCGAACATCCTGCTGATCCTGGGCGTCTCGGCGGTGATCCTGCCGATGGCCACCACCAAGGAGGCTTTCCGGCGCGACGGGCCGGTGCTGATCGGCGTCAGCGTGCTGCTGGTGGCGGCGGTCCTGGCCGGGTCGCTCGCCCGCTGGGTCGGCATCGTCTTCCTGATGCTGCTCGCCGCCTACACCGTCTACACCTATTTCACGGAACGGGACGACGGGAGCCCGTCCGCCACGGTGCATGCCGCCGAGGCCGACAGCGTGGCCGACCTGCCGCCGCGCACCATGGGGTTCGGCCTGGGCGGCCTGTTCATCGTGGGCGGCATCGCCGGGGTCGTATACGGGGCGAGCCTGCTGGTCGACGCGGCCCTTGTGATCGCCCGGGCCGCCGGACTGTCGGAGGCGGTCATCGGCCTGACCCTGGTGGCGATCGGCACCTCGCTGCCGGAGCTGGTGACCTCGGTCATGGCCGCGATCCGGAAGCAGACCGACGTCGCCTTCGGCAACATCATCGGCAGCAACATCTTCAATATCCTGGGCATCGCCGGCGTCACCGCCGTCGTCACGCCGATCTCGATCCCGCCCGAGATCGCCGGCTTCGACATCTGGGTGATGCTCGCGACCGCCGGGCTGCTGGTGGTCTTCGCCGTCACCGGCTGGCGCGTCAACCGCTGGGAGGGGGCGGCGCTCCTGGGATGCTATGCGGCCTATCTCGCGGTCCAGCTCTCGCCCGGCGCCCGGGCGGTCCTGGGCCTCGCCTGA
- the queG gene encoding tRNA epoxyqueuosine(34) reductase QueG, whose amino-acid sequence MAVAEPRRKTSDGIREAIRDRALGLGFDAVGFAPARLGDEARERLGEFLARGMHGDMGWMVEKADRRGDPQVLWPDARTVIALGMSYAPHEDPRGLLEHADRGVVSVYARGRDYHDVVKSRLKALAQWVHREFAAEVKVFVDTAPVMEKPLAERAGLGWQGKHTNLVSREHGSWLFLGEVYTALDLPPDPPGKDICGSCRRCQDACPTAAFPEPYRLDARRCVSYLTIEHKGPIPEELRPLMGNRIYGCDDCLAACPWNKFARRTREAAFLPRAELTAPRLADLAQLDDAGFRQVFAGSPIKRIGRDRFVRNVLTALGNSGDPAFSAVVEPLTRDASDLVRDAARWALERLGGTPPEFSL is encoded by the coding sequence GTGGCCGTGGCTGAACCCAGGCGGAAGACATCCGATGGGATCCGGGAGGCGATCCGCGATCGGGCGCTGGGTCTCGGCTTCGACGCGGTCGGGTTCGCCCCCGCCCGGCTGGGAGACGAGGCCCGCGAGCGGCTGGGCGAGTTCCTGGCCCGGGGCATGCACGGCGACATGGGCTGGATGGTCGAGAAGGCCGACCGCCGGGGCGACCCGCAGGTGCTGTGGCCGGATGCCCGCACCGTCATCGCGCTCGGAATGTCCTACGCGCCGCACGAGGACCCGCGGGGGTTGCTGGAGCATGCCGACCGCGGCGTCGTCTCGGTCTACGCGCGCGGGCGCGACTACCACGACGTGGTCAAGTCCCGGCTCAAGGCGCTCGCCCAGTGGGTCCACCGGGAATTCGCGGCGGAGGTCAAGGTCTTCGTCGATACCGCCCCGGTCATGGAGAAGCCCCTGGCGGAACGGGCCGGGCTGGGCTGGCAGGGCAAGCACACCAACCTGGTGTCGCGCGAGCATGGCTCCTGGCTGTTCCTGGGCGAGGTCTATACCGCCCTGGACCTGCCGCCGGACCCGCCGGGCAAGGATATCTGCGGCTCCTGCCGGCGCTGCCAGGACGCCTGCCCCACGGCGGCGTTCCCGGAACCCTATCGGCTCGACGCGCGGCGCTGCGTCTCCTACCTGACGATCGAGCACAAGGGACCGATCCCGGAGGAGCTGCGCCCCCTGATGGGCAACCGGATCTACGGCTGCGACGACTGCTTGGCCGCCTGCCCCTGGAACAAGTTCGCCCGCCGCACGCGGGAGGCGGCCTTCCTGCCGCGCGCGGAACTGACGGCGCCCCGGCTGGCCGATCTGGCGCAACTGGACGATGCCGGGTTCCGACAGGTCTTCGCCGGCTCCCCGATCAAGCGGATCGGCCGCGACCGGTTCGTCCGCAACGTGCTGACAGCGCTGGGCAACAGCGGCGATCCCGCCTTTTCCGCCGTCGTGGAGCCGCTGACACGCGACGCCTCGGACCTGGTGCGCGACGCCGCCCGCTGGGCGCTGGAGCGGCTGGGCGGGACACCCCCCGAATTTTCCCTTTGA
- the tgt gene encoding tRNA guanosine(34) transglycosylase Tgt — protein MGLGLGFELLKTEGAARRGRLTTAHGAVETPAFMPVGTVGTVKGMLPGSVRETGAQILLGNTYHLMLRPTAERVAQFGGLHRFMNWNGPILTDSGGFQVMSLSDLRTLDEDGVTFKSHLDGRRHRLTPERSMRIQHLLDSNVTMCLDECTPFPATHEVAEKSMRLSMRWARRSRDAFVERPGYGLFGIVQGGVYPDLRAESVEALTGIGFDGYAVGGLAVGEGQQMMFDVLDFTTPLMPADRPRYLMGVGRPSDLIGAVRRGIDMFDCVMPTRSGRTGQAFVRRGVLNMRNARHAHDTRPLDEECRCPACRDYTRGYLHHLFRAGEMLGPMLLTWHNLTYYQDLMAELRRAIEEGCFERRAAELEAGLALGDLPAVPDPLAGPVAAPPVPEESSSVPVDL, from the coding sequence ATGGGTTTGGGTTTGGGTTTCGAACTCCTGAAGACCGAGGGCGCCGCCCGGCGCGGCCGCCTGACGACCGCCCACGGCGCGGTCGAGACCCCGGCCTTCATGCCGGTCGGCACGGTCGGCACGGTCAAGGGCATGCTGCCCGGATCGGTGAGGGAGACCGGCGCGCAGATCCTGCTGGGCAACACCTACCACCTGATGCTGCGCCCGACGGCGGAGCGGGTGGCCCAGTTCGGCGGGCTGCACAGGTTCATGAACTGGAACGGCCCGATCCTGACCGACTCCGGCGGCTTCCAGGTGATGTCGCTGTCCGACCTGCGGACCCTGGACGAGGACGGCGTCACCTTCAAATCGCACCTGGACGGGCGGCGCCACCGCCTGACGCCGGAACGGTCCATGCGGATCCAGCACCTGCTGGACAGCAACGTGACCATGTGCCTGGACGAATGCACGCCCTTCCCCGCCACCCATGAAGTGGCGGAGAAGTCGATGAGGCTCAGCATGCGCTGGGCCCGGCGCTCGCGCGACGCCTTCGTGGAGCGGCCGGGCTACGGGCTGTTCGGCATCGTGCAGGGCGGCGTCTACCCCGACCTGCGGGCGGAATCGGTGGAGGCGCTGACCGGCATCGGGTTCGACGGCTACGCGGTCGGCGGGCTGGCGGTCGGCGAGGGCCAGCAAATGATGTTCGACGTGCTGGATTTCACGACGCCGCTGATGCCGGCGGACCGGCCGCGCTACCTGATGGGCGTCGGCCGGCCGAGCGACCTGATCGGCGCGGTCCGGCGCGGGATCGACATGTTCGACTGCGTGATGCCGACGCGGTCGGGCCGCACGGGGCAGGCCTTCGTCCGGCGCGGCGTGCTGAACATGCGGAACGCGCGCCATGCCCACGACACCCGCCCGCTGGACGAGGAGTGCCGCTGCCCCGCCTGCCGCGACTATACCCGCGGCTACCTGCACCACCTGTTCAGGGCCGGCGAGATGCTGGGGCCGATGCTGCTGACCTGGCACAACCTGACCTATTACCAGGACCTGATGGCGGAGCTGCGGCGCGCCATCGAGGAAGGCTGCTTCGAGCGGCGCGCGGCCGAGCTGGAGGCCGGGCTGGCGCTCGGCGACCTGCCCGCGGTTCCCGACCCGCTCGCCGGCCCCGTGGCCGCACCCCCTGTTCCCGAGGAGAGTTCGAGTGTCCCAGTCGATCTATGA
- the queA gene encoding tRNA preQ1(34) S-adenosylmethionine ribosyltransferase-isomerase QueA — translation MRTADFDFDLPPDRIADQPARPRDAARLLHVGRSGGGDAFTDHIVRDLPGLLNPGDLLVYNDTRVIPARLSGRRGEVRVEVTLHKREGADTWHAFAKPGKRLRVGDAIAFAPDLSAEVRDKREGGDVELRFSVAGSDLMAALHRHGVMPLPPYIRRPEGEAAEDRQDYQTVFAAREGAVAAPTAGLHFTPDLLARLDERGIRRVPVTLHVGAGTFLPVKVEDIRDHRMHAEWGEIGRETAEAVAEARRAGGRVVAVGTTSLRLLESAAAEDGTLAPFSGDTDIFITPGYRFKIVDLLLTNFHLPRSTLFMLVSAFAGLDRMRAAYAHAIASGYRFYSYGDTSLLERAPRE, via the coding sequence ATGAGAACCGCCGATTTCGATTTCGATCTGCCGCCCGACCGGATCGCCGACCAGCCGGCGCGCCCGCGCGACGCCGCGCGCCTGCTCCATGTCGGCCGGTCCGGCGGCGGCGACGCCTTCACCGACCATATCGTGCGCGACCTGCCCGGCCTGCTGAACCCCGGCGACCTGCTGGTCTACAACGACACGCGGGTGATCCCGGCGCGGCTTTCCGGCCGGCGCGGAGAGGTCCGCGTCGAGGTGACCCTGCACAAGCGGGAGGGCGCCGATACCTGGCACGCCTTCGCCAAGCCGGGCAAGCGGCTGCGCGTCGGCGATGCCATCGCCTTCGCGCCCGACCTGTCGGCGGAGGTGCGGGACAAGCGCGAGGGCGGCGACGTCGAGCTGCGCTTCTCGGTCGCCGGGTCGGACCTGATGGCGGCGCTGCACCGCCACGGCGTGATGCCCCTGCCCCCCTATATCCGCCGGCCCGAGGGCGAGGCGGCGGAGGATCGCCAGGACTACCAGACGGTCTTCGCCGCCCGGGAGGGCGCCGTCGCCGCCCCGACCGCCGGACTGCATTTCACGCCCGACCTGCTGGCGCGGCTGGACGAACGCGGCATCCGCCGGGTTCCGGTGACGCTCCATGTCGGGGCCGGCACCTTCCTGCCGGTCAAGGTCGAGGACATCCGCGACCACCGCATGCATGCCGAATGGGGCGAGATCGGACGGGAGACGGCGGAGGCCGTCGCGGAGGCCAGGCGGGCCGGCGGGCGGGTCGTCGCGGTCGGCACCACGTCGCTCCGGCTGCTGGAAAGTGCCGCGGCCGAGGACGGAACGCTTGCGCCGTTCAGCGGCGACACCGACATCTTCATCACCCCCGGATACCGCTTCAAGATCGTGGACCTGCTGCTGACCAATTTCCATCTCCCCCGCTCGACGCTGTTCATGCTGGTCTCGGCCTTCGCCGGGCTGGACCGCATGCGCGCCGCCTACGCCCATGCCATCGCCTCGGGGTACCGGTTCTATTCCTACGGCGACACCTCGCTGCTGGAAAGGGCACCCCGGGAATGA